In Horticoccus luteus, the following proteins share a genomic window:
- a CDS encoding class I SAM-dependent methyltransferase, which yields MSESIKDPGELQRIYEHRFTAMLGYRRSVWQLLTAAYFQRFVRPTDAVLDLGCGYGEFINHIRCAKKFGMDLNARSPEFLAPDVQFIAQDCSTRWALPDASLDVVFTSNFFEHLPDKKALRDTLLEAHRCLKPGGRLIALGPNIKYVGGAYWDFWDHFLCLTEMSLAEALQNNGYVVEKCTARFLPYSMVNAPQYPLALIRLYLLVPALWRLFGKQFLVVGRKA from the coding sequence ATGAGTGAGAGCATCAAAGATCCCGGTGAGTTGCAGCGCATCTACGAACACCGCTTCACGGCGATGCTCGGATACCGCCGGAGCGTTTGGCAGCTGCTCACCGCCGCCTATTTTCAACGCTTCGTGCGCCCGACCGACGCCGTGCTCGACCTTGGCTGCGGCTATGGCGAATTCATCAACCACATCCGCTGCGCGAAAAAATTCGGTATGGATTTGAATGCGCGTTCGCCCGAATTTCTCGCACCAGACGTGCAGTTCATCGCGCAAGACTGCTCCACGCGCTGGGCGTTGCCGGATGCGTCGCTCGACGTCGTTTTCACCAGCAACTTTTTCGAGCATCTACCCGACAAAAAAGCGCTGCGCGACACCTTGTTGGAAGCCCACCGCTGCCTGAAGCCCGGCGGCCGCCTGATCGCGCTGGGGCCAAACATAAAGTATGTCGGCGGCGCCTACTGGGATTTCTGGGACCATTTTCTGTGCCTCACCGAGATGTCGCTGGCCGAGGCCTTGCAGAACAACGGCTACGTGGTCGAGAAATGCACGGCTCGTTTCCTGCCCTATTCGATGGTGAACGCGCCGCAATATCCCCTCGCGCTAATTCGCCTCTACCTGCTCGTCCCGGCCCTTTGGCGTCTCTTCGGCAAACAATTCCTCGTCGTCGGTCGCAAGGCTTGA
- a CDS encoding DNA-directed RNA polymerase subunit alpha has protein sequence MPKRLGKFELPSKLTKVEEGATPTYAKFMAEPFEAGYGHTVGNSLRRVLLSSIEGAAVSSIRIDGVSHEFQSIDGVVEDVTDIVLNLKKVLIVSHKREPITLQISVNKSGAVTAADIQADANIQIVNPDQVICTLDSKRAFDAEIEIKTGRGYYPGEANKKEDQAIGVIPIDSLFSPVRLVKYSVEATRVGQITDYDKLILEVWTDGRITPDDALKQSASILKHHLDVFDRVSEEAYEFENQQSEVSEEQNKLRKLLNMSVNEIELSVRAANCLNNANITTVGELAMKTEQEMLKYRNFGKKSLNEIKEKLEALGLSLGMKFDERLLDTRKDL, from the coding sequence ATGCCCAAACGTCTCGGAAAGTTCGAACTTCCCTCCAAGCTCACCAAAGTCGAGGAGGGCGCCACGCCGACCTACGCCAAGTTCATGGCCGAGCCTTTCGAGGCCGGCTATGGCCATACCGTGGGTAACTCGCTGCGCCGCGTGCTCCTCAGCTCGATCGAGGGTGCTGCTGTTTCCTCGATTCGGATCGATGGCGTGAGCCACGAATTCCAAAGCATCGATGGCGTCGTCGAAGATGTCACCGATATCGTGCTGAACTTGAAGAAGGTGCTCATCGTTTCGCACAAGCGTGAACCGATTACGCTCCAGATCAGCGTCAACAAAAGCGGCGCGGTCACTGCGGCCGACATCCAGGCCGATGCCAATATTCAGATCGTCAATCCCGATCAGGTGATCTGCACCCTCGATAGCAAACGTGCGTTCGACGCCGAGATCGAGATCAAGACCGGTCGCGGGTATTATCCAGGCGAGGCTAACAAGAAGGAAGACCAGGCGATCGGCGTGATTCCCATCGACTCACTCTTCTCTCCGGTGCGCCTCGTGAAGTATTCAGTTGAAGCGACCCGCGTCGGACAGATCACCGATTACGACAAACTCATCCTGGAAGTGTGGACCGACGGTCGTATCACGCCGGACGATGCGCTGAAGCAATCGGCCTCGATTCTGAAGCACCATCTCGACGTGTTTGATCGCGTCAGCGAAGAAGCCTACGAGTTCGAAAACCAACAGTCCGAGGTGAGCGAGGAGCAGAATAAGCTCCGCAAACTTCTCAACATGTCGGTCAACGAAATCGAGCTCTCCGTCCGCGCGGCGAATTGCTTGAATAACGCGAACATCACCACGGTCGGCGAGCTCGCGATGAAGACCGAGCAAGAGATGCTCAAGTATCGCAACTTCGGCAAAAAGTCCCTCAACGAAATCAAGGAGAAGCTCGAAGCCCTCGGTCTTTCTCTCGGGATGAAGTTCGACGAGCGGCTGCTTGATACCCGGAAAGATCTCTGA
- the guaA gene encoding glutamine-hydrolyzing GMP synthase — MPQVIAVLDFGSQLTQVIARRIRECQVYSKIYHYSTPAAQLKAEGVIGLIFSGGPQSVYAKGAPHPDPAVFELGVPILGICYGVQLMGHFLGGEVEKSKAREYGHGELTVRKPGKLFAGLPRKLRIWNSHGDKLTRLPPGFVATATSDNSPFSGIEDAKRRYYGIQFHPEVFHTERGVDIIRNFLVGVCGAQQDWTTRDFIDHAVDEIRTKVGSSRVILGLSGGVDSSVAAALLHKAIGRQLTCVFVDNGLLRKGEREQVESLYQRNFRVDVRVVDASRTFLRRLKGITEPEQKRKIIGRTFVEVFEKSLKAVGHADFLGQGTLYPDVIESVSIGNNPASLIKTHHNVGGLPARMKLKLIEPLRELFKDEVRAVGAALGLPREVVWRQPFPGPGLGVRVMGDITGAKLDILRNADAILQEEMMSSGYYYKVWQSFCVFLPVQTVGVFGDERTYDYVIALRIVESTDAMTADWAKLPHDLIQKISSRITNEVRGVGRVVLDVSSKPPATIEWE, encoded by the coding sequence ATGCCACAAGTCATCGCCGTTTTAGACTTCGGGTCGCAGCTCACACAGGTGATCGCGCGGCGTATCCGCGAGTGCCAAGTCTATTCCAAGATTTACCACTATTCGACTCCAGCGGCCCAGTTGAAGGCGGAAGGCGTGATCGGGCTGATCTTTTCCGGCGGACCCCAAAGCGTCTATGCGAAGGGTGCGCCGCACCCGGATCCGGCCGTATTCGAACTCGGCGTGCCGATCCTCGGAATTTGCTATGGCGTCCAGCTGATGGGACACTTTCTCGGCGGCGAGGTGGAAAAGAGCAAGGCGCGCGAGTATGGCCATGGCGAACTCACCGTGCGAAAGCCGGGCAAGCTTTTTGCCGGCCTGCCGCGCAAGCTCCGCATCTGGAACTCTCACGGCGATAAGCTCACCCGCCTCCCGCCGGGTTTTGTTGCAACCGCGACATCGGATAACTCGCCCTTCTCAGGGATCGAGGATGCCAAGCGTCGTTATTACGGCATTCAATTTCACCCGGAGGTGTTTCACACCGAGCGGGGCGTGGACATCATTCGCAACTTTCTCGTGGGTGTTTGCGGCGCGCAGCAAGATTGGACGACGCGCGATTTTATCGATCATGCGGTGGACGAGATTCGCACGAAAGTCGGCTCGTCACGAGTGATCCTCGGCCTGTCGGGCGGAGTCGATTCCTCGGTGGCGGCGGCGCTGCTGCACAAGGCGATTGGGCGGCAGCTGACCTGTGTCTTCGTGGACAATGGCCTGTTGCGCAAAGGCGAACGAGAGCAGGTGGAATCCCTTTACCAGCGTAATTTCCGCGTCGACGTCCGCGTGGTGGACGCCTCGCGCACTTTCCTCCGCCGGCTCAAGGGCATCACCGAGCCCGAGCAGAAGCGGAAAATCATTGGCCGCACGTTTGTCGAAGTGTTTGAGAAATCGCTGAAGGCGGTCGGCCATGCGGATTTCCTCGGACAGGGCACGCTTTATCCTGATGTGATCGAGAGCGTCTCAATCGGAAATAATCCCGCATCGTTGATCAAAACGCATCACAACGTCGGCGGCTTGCCCGCGCGGATGAAGCTTAAACTTATCGAGCCGTTGCGCGAATTATTTAAGGATGAGGTTCGCGCCGTGGGCGCTGCGCTCGGCCTGCCGCGCGAGGTGGTCTGGCGGCAACCGTTCCCCGGGCCGGGGCTCGGCGTCCGCGTGATGGGTGATATCACCGGCGCGAAGCTCGACATCCTTCGCAATGCGGATGCCATCCTGCAGGAGGAAATGATGTCGTCGGGCTACTACTACAAGGTGTGGCAATCGTTCTGCGTCTTTCTGCCCGTGCAGACAGTCGGGGTGTTCGGCGATGAGCGCACCTACGACTACGTGATCGCGCTTCGCATTGTGGAGAGCACGGATGCGATGACGGCAGATTGGGCGAAACTGCCGCACGATTTGATCCAGAAGATTTCCAGCCGGATCACCAACGAAGTGCGTGGCGTGGGGCGGGTGGTGCTCGATGTGAGTTCCAAACCGCCGGCCACGATCGAGTGGGAATGA
- a CDS encoding class I SAM-dependent methyltransferase has product MNFRCAIDQPLAATAEYRQRIPFAGWVSGSEEIVSVSAWHGADMLGETHALFSRPDVNAALHLPDGARTGFRFFGVASTQHLGRRLDVEIRVRLAGASAPVVLTTVSVALSAVDYQDGAYGNLCNPACVDLHHRVHIYSSGAPAETPSPECVQLLANYLPRGSDVLDVGCGVGAYAAALAAQGHTWMGAELSPSLLRELTRRGLPHRAIRRPRWPFRYRLPFRDRRFDAAIAIEVLEHTTDPVRFVQEVRRVVRRRACFSVPNAELLAFWAPRMLAPWHMLEGDHRNFFSRFILRDLLLRSFRHVEVFDYGTAPATTRENLNVGYHLFAFADV; this is encoded by the coding sequence ATGAATTTCCGCTGCGCCATCGATCAGCCGCTCGCGGCCACAGCGGAATATCGCCAGCGGATCCCGTTCGCCGGCTGGGTGTCCGGTTCAGAGGAAATCGTCAGCGTCAGCGCCTGGCACGGCGCGGACATGTTGGGCGAGACGCACGCGCTCTTCTCCCGACCCGACGTCAACGCGGCTCTGCATCTGCCCGACGGCGCTCGCACTGGATTCCGTTTCTTCGGCGTTGCGAGCACTCAGCATCTTGGGCGACGCCTGGATGTGGAGATTCGCGTCCGTCTTGCTGGAGCGTCCGCGCCTGTCGTGCTCACCACGGTTTCAGTCGCGCTTTCTGCGGTGGATTATCAGGACGGCGCCTACGGCAATCTCTGCAACCCGGCGTGCGTGGATTTGCATCATCGGGTCCACATTTATTCAAGTGGCGCCCCGGCCGAAACTCCCTCGCCGGAGTGCGTGCAACTCCTGGCGAACTATCTTCCCCGTGGTTCGGACGTGCTCGACGTCGGATGCGGTGTGGGCGCATATGCGGCCGCATTGGCCGCGCAAGGTCATACGTGGATGGGCGCCGAACTCTCGCCCTCGCTCCTGCGCGAGCTCACGCGCCGCGGCCTGCCCCATCGCGCCATCCGCCGCCCGCGCTGGCCATTTCGTTACCGACTGCCGTTTCGCGACCGTCGTTTCGACGCGGCCATCGCCATTGAAGTCCTCGAGCACACCACCGACCCCGTGCGCTTCGTGCAGGAAGTGCGGCGCGTCGTGCGTCGACGAGCCTGCTTTTCCGTGCCCAATGCGGAGTTGCTTGCGTTTTGGGCCCCGCGAATGCTGGCCCCTTGGCACATGCTGGAAGGCGATCACCGGAACTTTTTCTCCCGTTTTATTTTGCGCGATCTTCTCCTCCGCTCGTTTCGTCATGTGGAAGTGTTCGACTACGGCACTGCCCCAGCGACAACCCGCGAAAACCTGAACGTCGGCTATCACCTCTTTGCTTTCGCCGATGTTTAG
- the hisB gene encoding imidazoleglycerol-phosphate dehydratase HisB: MASNRLAQLTRKTAETDIALTLAIDGRGVAHVDTGIPFLDHMLTLFAKHGLFDLDVKATGDVAVDYHHTVEDVGLVLGDAFKQALGDKLGIRRYGFFLLPMDESLARVVVDLGGRPHLVYNVSAPTMFVRDFNIVLVKEFCRAFSNTLGANLHVELVYGEEPHHVAEAIFKGLARALDAATQIDPRAADLLPSTKGKL, encoded by the coding sequence ATGGCTTCAAACCGCCTAGCCCAACTTACTCGCAAAACTGCCGAGACCGATATCGCCCTCACGCTGGCGATCGACGGCCGTGGCGTGGCCCATGTGGACACGGGAATCCCGTTTCTCGACCATATGCTGACGCTCTTTGCGAAGCACGGGCTATTCGACTTGGATGTGAAGGCGACGGGTGACGTGGCGGTTGATTATCACCACACGGTCGAGGACGTGGGTTTGGTGCTCGGCGATGCATTCAAGCAGGCGCTGGGGGACAAACTGGGCATTCGCCGCTACGGATTTTTCCTGCTGCCCATGGACGAGTCGTTGGCCCGCGTCGTGGTCGACCTCGGCGGCCGCCCGCACTTGGTTTATAACGTGAGTGCGCCGACGATGTTTGTGCGCGATTTCAACATCGTGCTCGTGAAGGAATTTTGCCGCGCGTTTAGCAATACCTTGGGCGCGAACTTGCACGTTGAGCTGGTTTACGGTGAGGAACCGCATCACGTGGCGGAGGCGATTTTCAAGGGTCTGGCGCGGGCGTTGGATGCCGCGACGCAGATCGATCCGCGCGCGGCCGATTTGCTGCCGAGCACAAAGGGGAAACTGTAG
- a CDS encoding NAD-dependent epimerase/dehydratase family protein, whose protein sequence is MPKTLLVTGSSGLIGSEVCVYFARHGYAIHGVDNNQRAVFFGPQGDTRWNQQRLARELPGFTHHELDIRDRAGVAALIKAVRPSVIVHTAAQPSHDRAAAIPFDDFDTNAVGTLNLLEAARHACPESPFVHMSTNKVYGDAPNSIALSELATRWDYADPSYANGIPETFTIDQSKHSLFGASKVAADVMVQEYGRYFQMPTCCLRGGCLTGPNHTGVELHGFLSYLVKCNLEGREYRVFGYKGKQVRDNIHSLDVARFMHAFAEAPRAGEVYNLGGGKANSCSILEAFQLVEKLTGRPQISTYVDQNRAGDHICYYSDLRKMRAHFPAWDLTQSLEETIRQIVAAWQRRSA, encoded by the coding sequence ATGCCCAAAACCCTTCTGGTCACCGGTTCCTCCGGACTCATCGGCTCCGAGGTTTGCGTCTATTTCGCCCGGCACGGCTACGCGATCCATGGCGTCGACAATAACCAGCGCGCCGTATTTTTCGGGCCGCAAGGTGATACCCGTTGGAACCAACAGCGACTCGCGCGGGAGTTGCCTGGTTTCACCCACCACGAACTCGACATCCGTGATCGCGCCGGCGTCGCGGCTCTCATCAAAGCCGTGCGACCGAGCGTCATCGTGCACACCGCCGCCCAACCCTCTCACGACCGCGCCGCCGCCATTCCCTTCGACGATTTCGATACTAACGCCGTCGGCACGCTGAACCTCCTCGAGGCGGCGCGACACGCATGCCCTGAGTCGCCTTTCGTGCACATGAGCACGAACAAGGTTTATGGCGACGCCCCGAATTCCATTGCGCTCAGCGAACTCGCCACGCGCTGGGACTACGCGGACCCGAGCTACGCGAATGGCATTCCCGAGACGTTTACCATCGACCAATCGAAACACTCCCTCTTCGGCGCCTCCAAAGTCGCCGCGGACGTAATGGTGCAGGAATATGGCCGTTACTTTCAGATGCCCACGTGCTGCCTGCGCGGCGGCTGCCTGACCGGCCCCAACCACACGGGCGTCGAGCTCCACGGGTTCCTCTCGTATCTCGTAAAATGCAACCTCGAGGGCCGCGAATACCGCGTGTTCGGCTACAAAGGCAAGCAGGTGCGCGACAACATCCACTCGCTCGATGTCGCCCGGTTCATGCACGCCTTCGCCGAAGCTCCGCGCGCCGGGGAAGTTTACAACCTCGGCGGCGGCAAGGCCAACTCGTGCTCGATCCTCGAAGCGTTTCAACTGGTCGAAAAGCTCACCGGACGCCCGCAAATCTCCACCTACGTGGACCAAAACCGCGCCGGCGATCACATCTGCTATTACTCAGATCTGCGGAAAATGCGGGCGCACTTTCCCGCGTGGGATCTCACCCAATCGCTCGAGGAAACCATTCGCCAGATTGTCGCCGCCTGGCAGCGGCGAAGCGCCTGA
- the hisH gene encoding imidazole glycerol phosphate synthase subunit HisH translates to MTAPTIAVIDNGICNLRSVTKALESVGALARVVRTPDELSGTNARGLVLPGVGALRDCVAALRASGLDEEVRRWIAADRPFLGVCLGMQALFERSEEGGVEGLGIFRGNVVRFRRPAEFKIPHMGWNSVNFVQPASPLAAGLATEGEAFYFVHSFHCVPVDPAVVLAECDYGGTFTAAIGRGRCFATQFHPEKSQAKGLQIYRNFATVAAT, encoded by the coding sequence ATGACTGCTCCCACCATCGCCGTCATCGACAACGGCATTTGCAACCTCCGCAGCGTGACGAAGGCGCTGGAGAGCGTCGGCGCACTGGCGCGCGTCGTGCGCACCCCGGATGAATTGAGCGGGACGAATGCGCGCGGGCTCGTGTTGCCCGGCGTCGGTGCGTTGCGCGACTGCGTCGCGGCGCTGCGGGCGTCTGGTCTCGATGAGGAGGTGCGCCGGTGGATTGCGGCGGACCGGCCGTTTCTGGGCGTTTGTCTGGGAATGCAGGCGCTGTTCGAGCGATCGGAGGAAGGCGGTGTCGAAGGGCTGGGAATTTTTCGTGGAAACGTTGTGCGCTTCCGGCGGCCGGCCGAATTCAAGATTCCCCACATGGGCTGGAATTCGGTGAACTTCGTCCAACCGGCTTCACCGCTGGCGGCGGGGCTCGCGACAGAAGGCGAGGCGTTTTATTTCGTGCACAGTTTTCACTGCGTGCCGGTCGATCCTGCGGTCGTCCTCGCCGAGTGCGATTACGGTGGCACGTTTACGGCGGCGATCGGTCGCGGCCGGTGTTTCGCGACGCAATTTCACCCGGAAAAAAGCCAGGCGAAGGGACTCCAGATCTATCGCAATTTCGCCACCGTGGCGGCGACGTGA
- a CDS encoding hydrogenase nickel incorporation protein HypA produces the protein MFDFSTAVIVYCVLVAVVFLGLWFYYDRRDHARFEGARRKTTFHCIRCDQLYPAPAGTELARCPQCGHENSRLRF, from the coding sequence ATGTTCGATTTTTCCACCGCCGTAATCGTCTATTGCGTGCTCGTCGCCGTCGTCTTCCTCGGTTTGTGGTTCTACTACGATCGCCGGGACCACGCCCGATTCGAAGGCGCCCGGCGCAAGACCACGTTTCACTGCATCCGTTGCGATCAGCTCTACCCGGCACCGGCCGGCACCGAATTGGCCAGATGTCCGCAGTGTGGACACGAAAACTCCCGGCTGCGGTTTTGA
- the rplQ gene encoding 50S ribosomal protein L17, with protein MRHNKHHASLGVTREHRAAMLSNLAAALITHGRIQTTLTKAKALRPFIEKVITKAKKAAAKTDKKDALHLRRLALADVRDENAITLLFNEKHKEFTNRNGGYTRIYKLGPQRISDAAEIALIEFVKGEDTGYKKSRSRKAAKPAADRPAKDQPAAVEAPASAESSTPEAKS; from the coding sequence ATGCGTCACAATAAACACCATGCCTCCCTCGGCGTGACTCGCGAACACCGCGCAGCCATGCTGTCCAACCTTGCCGCCGCGCTCATCACGCACGGTCGCATCCAAACGACCCTCACGAAGGCCAAAGCGCTCCGCCCCTTCATCGAAAAGGTTATCACCAAAGCCAAAAAGGCGGCGGCGAAAACCGACAAGAAGGATGCGCTCCATCTGCGCCGCCTCGCGCTGGCCGATGTGCGCGACGAAAACGCCATCACGCTCCTTTTTAACGAGAAGCATAAGGAGTTCACGAATCGCAACGGCGGTTACACCCGGATCTATAAGCTCGGTCCGCAGCGTATTTCCGACGCCGCTGAAATCGCGCTGATCGAGTTCGTCAAGGGTGAGGATACCGGCTACAAAAAGTCTCGCTCCCGCAAGGCGGCGAAACCGGCGGCCGATCGTCCGGCCAAGGATCAGCCCGCGGCCGTAGAGGCCCCCGCGTCAGCGGAATCGTCCACCCCGGAAGCGAAAAGCTAA
- the hisD gene encoding histidinol dehydrogenase, translating into MRSIDYSKPGAAGQLADFCRSALVPREISAAVAEILADVQVRGDVAVSHYAAKFDGASLAPEAFRVAPTELRAAAKQISAGDRRALKAAHANIVAFNRRGLPADWSGRNRQGARVGEKFDPIRRVGLYVPGGEVPLVSTVLMTATLAKIAGCPEIVVCTPSNRAGEVAPGLLAALELVGVDEVYRIGGVQAIGAMAYGTATIPAVDKVFGPGNAYVCEAKRQVFGLVGVDSLPGPSEVMIIADETARADYAAADLLAQAEHGSGREKIYFVSNSTRQIARVEHEVAQQLGSLTRSEKTARVLEHGFLAIKVRTFAQAVEVANYVAPEHLELLVAPAEATRLIGAITTAGAIMVGNETPTALGDFTAGPSHVLPTARAGRFFSGLRVADFMRRTSVVRYDRTSIRAGERVVAAFAAMERLDAHGRSARIRVEK; encoded by the coding sequence ATGCGCTCGATCGATTACTCGAAACCCGGCGCGGCGGGCCAGCTCGCCGACTTTTGCCGCAGTGCCTTGGTGCCTCGCGAAATTTCCGCGGCCGTCGCTGAAATCCTCGCGGACGTGCAGGTGCGCGGTGATGTCGCCGTCAGCCACTACGCCGCGAAATTCGATGGTGCCTCGCTCGCGCCTGAAGCCTTTCGCGTCGCCCCGACCGAACTCCGTGCCGCGGCGAAACAGATATCGGCTGGTGATCGTCGCGCGCTTAAGGCCGCCCATGCGAACATCGTTGCCTTCAACCGGCGCGGCTTGCCCGCCGACTGGTCGGGGCGCAACCGCCAGGGCGCCCGCGTCGGCGAAAAGTTCGATCCGATCCGTCGCGTCGGCCTTTACGTGCCGGGTGGGGAGGTGCCGCTGGTGTCGACCGTTTTGATGACGGCCACGCTGGCGAAAATCGCTGGTTGTCCGGAGATCGTCGTCTGCACGCCGTCCAATCGCGCCGGCGAGGTTGCGCCCGGATTGCTTGCGGCCTTGGAGCTCGTCGGTGTCGACGAAGTCTATCGCATCGGCGGCGTGCAGGCGATCGGCGCGATGGCGTATGGCACGGCGACGATCCCTGCCGTCGATAAAGTATTTGGGCCGGGCAACGCCTACGTGTGCGAGGCAAAGCGGCAGGTTTTCGGCCTCGTGGGAGTCGATTCGCTGCCGGGACCGAGCGAAGTGATGATCATTGCCGATGAGACGGCGCGGGCCGATTACGCGGCGGCGGATTTGCTGGCGCAGGCGGAGCATGGCTCCGGCCGCGAGAAAATCTACTTCGTCAGCAATTCGACGCGTCAAATCGCGCGGGTTGAACACGAGGTTGCGCAGCAACTTGGCTCATTGACGCGGTCGGAAAAAACGGCGCGCGTGCTCGAGCACGGTTTTTTAGCCATCAAGGTGCGCACCTTTGCGCAGGCGGTGGAGGTGGCGAATTACGTGGCACCGGAGCATCTCGAGTTGCTCGTGGCGCCGGCGGAGGCAACGCGGTTGATCGGTGCGATCACGACGGCGGGCGCGATCATGGTGGGCAACGAAACGCCCACCGCACTCGGCGATTTCACGGCTGGGCCGAGTCACGTGCTGCCGACCGCGCGGGCGGGGCGTTTTTTCAGCGGATTGCGTGTCGCGGACTTCATGCGCCGCACGAGTGTGGTGCGTTACGATCGGACAAGCATTCGCGCGGGCGAACGCGTCGTGGCGGCGTTCGCTGCGATGGAGCGCTTGGATGCGCACGGCCGTTCGGCGCGCATTCGAGTGGAGAAGTGA
- the hisC gene encoding histidinol-phosphate transaminase, whose amino-acid sequence MSLSDLAQPHVARLHAYTPGLQPTGQGWVKLNTNECPYPPSPRVAEAIRRELGDDGASLRLYPNPKSSLLRAALARHHGVREENVIVGNGSDDVLNLLVRAFCAPGAEVGFTLPSYSLYPVLVEVQDGRCAIVEFDRSMELPWPRIRASAAKAFFLTSPNAPTGVGFSPAAIERLLGEFGGLVVVDEAYAPFARENAVALLARHPRLVIVRTFSKAYALAGARVGYALGDAELIGLLDRVRDSYNVSRLAQAAALAALEDDDYFRATIARVVATRDQSAAAFAARGWFGYHSQANFLFVEPRTARGETGPAVAKSLYDFLFSHQVLVRYFPSHALTASFLRISVGTDAEMRVLNQTIDAWLQTA is encoded by the coding sequence ATGAGCCTCTCCGATCTTGCTCAGCCGCATGTCGCGCGGCTTCACGCCTACACTCCCGGTCTGCAGCCCACCGGCCAAGGCTGGGTCAAACTCAACACTAACGAGTGTCCGTATCCGCCCAGTCCGCGTGTGGCCGAAGCGATTCGCCGCGAGCTCGGAGACGACGGGGCCAGCCTGCGCCTTTATCCCAATCCGAAAAGCAGTCTGCTGCGCGCGGCGCTGGCTCGTCATCATGGCGTGCGCGAAGAAAACGTGATCGTCGGCAACGGCTCCGACGACGTGCTCAATCTGCTTGTGCGCGCGTTCTGTGCGCCCGGCGCCGAGGTGGGTTTCACGTTGCCGAGCTATTCGCTCTATCCGGTGCTCGTGGAGGTGCAGGACGGTCGTTGCGCGATCGTCGAGTTTGATCGCTCGATGGAGTTGCCGTGGCCGCGCATTCGCGCCTCCGCAGCGAAGGCGTTTTTCCTTACGTCGCCCAATGCGCCGACGGGCGTCGGCTTTTCGCCAGCGGCGATCGAGCGCCTGCTCGGCGAGTTCGGCGGGCTCGTGGTCGTAGACGAGGCCTACGCGCCCTTCGCGCGGGAGAACGCAGTGGCGCTGCTGGCCCGGCATCCGCGCCTGGTCATTGTGCGCACGTTTTCCAAGGCTTATGCGCTCGCCGGCGCGCGCGTGGGTTACGCGCTTGGTGACGCTGAACTGATCGGGCTGCTTGATCGCGTGCGCGACAGCTACAACGTGAGCCGTCTGGCGCAGGCTGCGGCGCTCGCGGCGCTGGAGGACGACGACTACTTCCGCGCCACCATCGCGCGAGTCGTCGCCACGCGCGATCAATCCGCCGCGGCGTTCGCCGCGCGGGGATGGTTTGGCTATCACTCGCAGGCGAATTTTCTCTTCGTTGAACCGCGCACCGCGCGAGGAGAGACGGGACCTGCGGTGGCGAAGTCGCTCTACGATTTCCTTTTCTCGCACCAAGTGCTCGTGCGCTACTTTCCCAGCCACGCCTTGACCGCTTCTTTCCTGCGCATCAGCGTCGGCACGGACGCGGAGATGCGCGTTCTCAACCAAACCATCGACGCATGGCTTCAAACCGCCTAG